In the Sus scrofa isolate TJ Tabasco breed Duroc chromosome 7, Sscrofa11.1, whole genome shotgun sequence genome, one interval contains:
- the PACSIN1 gene encoding protein kinase C and casein kinase substrate in neurons protein 1, producing MSSSYDEASLAPEETTDSFWEVGNYKRTVKRIDDGHRLCNDLMNCVQERAKIEKAYAQQLTDWAKRWRQLIEKGPQYGSLERAWGAIMTEADKVSELHQEVKNNLLNEDLEKVKNWQKDAYHKQIMGGFKETKEAEDGFRKAQKPWAKKIKELEAAKKAYHLACKEEKLAVTREMNSKTEQSVTPEQQKKLQDKVDKCKQDVQKTQEKYEKVLDDVGKTTPQYMEGMEQVFEQCQQFEEKRLVFLKEVLLDIKRHLSLAENSSYVHVYRELEQAIRGADAQEDLRWFRSTSGPGMPMNWPQFEEWNPDLPHSTTKKEKQPKKAEGGALTNASGVVESTSQAGDRGSVSSYDRGQPYATEWSDDETGNPFGGNEANGGSNPFDDDAKGVRVRALYDYDGQEQDELSFKAGDELTKLGEEDEQGWCRGRLDSGQLGLYPANYVEAI from the exons ATGTCCAGCTCCTACGACGAGGCCTCGCTAGCTCCGGAGGAGACCACCGACAGCTTCTGGGAG GTGGGGAACTACAAGCGGACGGTGAAGCGCATCGATGACGGGCACCGCCTGTGCAACGACCTGATGAACTGCGTGCAGGAGCGCGCCAAGATCGAGAAGGCGTATGCGCAGCAGCTCACGGACTGGGCCAAGCGCTGGCGCCAGCTCATCGAGaaag GTCCACAGTATGGCAGCCTGGAGCGGGCTTGGGGCGCCATAATGACAGAGGCAGACAAGGTGAGCGAACTGCACCAGGAGGTGAAGAACAACCTGCTGAACGAGGACCTGGAGAAGGTCAAGAACTGGCAGAAGGATGCCTATCACAAGCAGATCATGGGCGGCTTCAAGGAGACCAAGGAGGCTGAAGACGGCTTCCGCAAGGCCCAGAAGCCCTGGGCCAAGAAGATAAAGGAG CTCGAGGCCGCCAAGAAGGCCTACCACCTGGCCTGCAAAGAGGAGAAGCTGGCTGTGACCCGGGAGATGAACAGCAAGACGGAGCAGTCGGTCACACCCGAGCAGCAGAAGAAGCTGCAGGACAAAGTGGACAAGTGCAAGCAGGATGTGCAGAAG ACACAGGAGAAGTATGAGAAGGTGCTGGACGACGTGGGCAAGACCACACCCCAGTATATGGAGGGCATGGAGCAGGTGTTTGAACAGTGCCAGCAGTTTGAGGAGAAGCGGCTGGTCTTCCTCAAGGAGGTGCTGCTGGACATCAAACGTCACCTCAGCCTCGCTGAGAATAGCAG CTATGTCCATGTGTACCGGGAGCTGGAGCAGGCCATCCGGGGGGCGGACGCCCAGGAAGATCTCAGATGGTTCCGCAGCACCAGTGGCCCTGGCATGCCCATGAACTGGCCCCAGTTTGAG GAGTGGAACCCAGACCTCCCCCACAGCACCACCAAGAAGGAGAAACAGCCCAAGAAGGCAGAGGGCGGAGCACTGACCAACGCCTCCGGGGTGGTGGAGTCCACGTCCCAGGCTGGAGACCGCGGCAG TGTTAGCAGCTACGACAGGGGCCAGCCCTACGCCACCGAGTGGTCAGACGACGAGACCGGAAACCCATTCGGGGGCAATGAGGCCAACGGGGGCTCCAACCCCTTTGATGACGACGCCAAGGGAGTGCGTGTGCGGGCACTCTACGACTACGATGGCCAGGAGCAGGATGAGCTCAGCTTCAAGGCTG GAGATGAACTCACCAAGCTGGGCGAAGAGGACGAACAGGGTTGGTGCCGCGGGCGGCTGGACAGCGGGCAGCTGGGCCTCTATCCCGCCAACTACGTGGAGGCCATCTAG